In Cheilinus undulatus linkage group 14, ASM1832078v1, whole genome shotgun sequence, the genomic stretch AAGTCCTGTTGTCCCCAAAGTACCCTAAGGACAAATTCCTGTACAAGAGACTCTTCTACCTCTTCAGTGAAAGGTTGTTTAGGTTGCTAGATTATTTAGACTTGTCAATAATACTGAGTttggaaggattttttttaacttaagtactctcatgttttaaaagtgaacTTGCTTCAGTCTACTCCTGTGGCAACTACAGTGACTTTATTAGTTCActtcactgtttttgttgtgtctgctgtctgtctcaAAGGTTCCTGGGTAATGGTCTGGTAACAGCACAGGACCATGGAGTGTGGTATAAACAGCGGCGGATCATGGACCCTGCTTTCAGCAGCTTGTGAGTTATTAGAAGATAAAGACTGAAAGGAGTAGCTGGCTATTAAATAGTTTTTTCTATTTATCTTTTGAATGAAGTTATTTTCTAACAACATTTTTGTGGAGTTTTGCAGCCTTAATTGTCCAGTTTCTAAAGATCCtgttatttccaggtatttgaGAGGTCTTATGGGCACCTTCAATGAGAGGGCAGAGAAAATGATGACTAAACTTGCGGAAATGGCTGATAACAGAACAGAGGCCAAAATGCTACACCTATTCAACAGTGTAACCCTTGATGTTATTGCTAAGGTATTTTTTCTAATATCTGTTTTACTGTGTGGAAGAGCAGAACTATCAAGTTGCACTGATTTTTCTACATGAGAATACATGTCTGTTTTCTTGGTAACTCTTAGGTTGCTTTCGGTGTGGATTTAGACCTGCTGCAGAATAGTTCACCCTTCCCTAAAGCCATAGAGGCATGCCTGAAAGGGATGACGTACTACATTAGGGACAGCTTTTTTGAGGTAAGAAGAATCTGATAgagaataatggcaaaaataagattCATTTAAACAAcatgcagttttaattttgaaactGCAGTACAAGCCAAAGAATCGCCAATTTGTTAATGAAGTCAGGGAAGCGTGCCGCCTGCTGCGAACTACTGGAGCAAAATGGATCAATGAGAGACAGACAAGCGTGAGAAACGGTGATGATGTCCCCAAGGATATCCTCACACAAATCATCAAAACTGCTGGCAAAGGTTGGTATGAAGATGTTGTTGTTCTGTCATTACTttgttttgtaaagcactttgtgacctgTTTGTGAGAGGTGctttatcaaataaacttcACTTACTCAGTAAAGTTCAGTTCAATAAAATCCAGTCAGATAAGTTCAAACTTTTGACATTGTCCCAAGATCTAGATAAGAGCCTTGTGATTACTTTAAACTTTAGAGAATTTCATAACATGGAAgaaagatttatttaaaaaacaagtatTACCATCTCAACATGTGCATGATTGATGTGCATTACTCTTAGAATTAACGTGTACAGTAATATTCTTGTACCTGCTCCCAGTTATACAGTAAACACTGTAAAAGTAGGTAAAATAGGTGACTATACATGTTTGGCTTTTAGCCTCATATTGGGtgttaatgtttgttttccagGCTGTTTAACGTTTTAATGGGGTAACTAGAATAATGTTTGCTTTAAATCGTATTTTTCCAATAATGCAGAGGAGAACATGTCTAAAGAAGATGAAGAGTTTATGGTGGACAactttgtgacatttttcattgcaggtgagtttttattttttctttcctttatgcttgaaatgtttcaaatcaaGCTGCATGTGAGGAGTCAGGCTAACAATTTAAGGGGAAATCCATCTGTAATTTCACAAATACCAGATGATCAtcattttaagacaagtttcTATTTGAGTATTTAAAGACTTATTCACTACTTTTTGTATGCCCTGCTTTAAACAAGCTGatggcacatttttttgtgttgattgGCTTGGATTTcactgttttcccttttttgtctcACTGGACAGCTAGATGAAAGCTCCTCAATGCTCCCTGACTTTGCCAGCAGTCGGAGCATAAGGATTGCTTAACCGTGGATCCAGAGATCTGATTCGTGGTGCTGGACTTGTATTTCAATGATGGCTTTATGAAGAAGGAGTTTGACGGTGTATTTGTAGGTGGACGCTGGAGTATCTGCAGGGTTTTTAGAAGTGCGCAGCTCTTTAGAGGTGACCACTGGCTTCTGGTTGCAACCCTGAAATTGTGGCTGAGGTGCCCCAGGAAGGCTGGCTCAGGTCGAATCAGATTGGATGTCGGTCAACTTGGTGAGCCAGATGTTGCACAGGTGTACACGGCTGGGCTCGAGGCCACTCTTGGAGCACCAGGTGCCTCTCAAGAGCCTGAGTTTTTCTGGGAGGACTTCTACCCTGGCTGCTGTCAGTGAATGCATCCCAGAGTTacaaagggggggggggtctcaTCTCTGTGGGAACCATTGATAGCAAACTGGGCAGGAGACTGAGACATGAGACTGCAAGGATGATGTAGAGGCCAGGGTTTGTGGCTGGTGTAAGACTTTAGATGGTCCACCACGGCACAAATAATGACCACCCAGCTTACAGAGGCACCCTAATGTCACAATCCTGACAGAGGAGTCAGATATCAAGGAAAGATGGTCTGGCTACTTTGAGGAGTGTATTTGGGCAGATCGCCCAGCTGTGAGCTCCAAATGGATGCTGCAGATGCAGAGAGTGCAGACCCACCTGTGAGCTGTGGCCCACTAACTGTCAAGAAGATTTGACAGGAGCAAAAGGTGTATGTGGAATCAAGGCTGAGATGATCAAGGAAGGTGGTAAAACCTCCCTCCTGTGGTTGCATGCTCTCACCTGCTCAGTATGGAGAACAGGCATCATCCCTGCTGACTGGATGAGGGGTATTGTTGTTCCAGTCTGGAAGCTTGGCAAGGTCCTTGCAGTGAAACTGCTGAACAGGATCTATGATCCGCTTCTTCAACAACAGGGGCCTGAACAGTTGGGCTCTACACCTAAGAGGTCTACAGTAGACCGTATCCTGGCTCTTTGGGTTGTCACTGGGCCCTTTCAGAAATTCAGTAGAGAGCTGCTTACAGCCTATGTTGGCATTTGACCTGGTGAGTAGAGTTGCCCTCTGGACGATTCAGGATCTCTGTGGGATCCCGCATTTGCTCATCCAGCTGAAGTCTGCCCTATATTCATGTACAGAGAGTGCTGagaagtgtggtggctccacctctgacatcCTCCCAATGGTTTTTGGGGCAGGGGTGTGTCATAGCCCCTATGCACTTCAGTACCTGTGTGGAGTGGATAATGGGATGGGAAACGGGCagcaaactgtggagtgtcatttggtgatgtccagATCCCTGGTCTGaagtttgctgatgatgctgtagatgtccttgtgggccTTACTcactgagtgaggaggctgaaacgCTGGGATTGCACATCATCTCCTagacaaaacaaagatccaggcatttggggatgccttggatgctgccattcaatcagtgtctgtgaatggtgaaaGTGTGGAAGTAGAGCAGTTCAACTAACTTGGCAGAATAATTCATAGATCTGCTGACTGGGAGGCTGAGATCAATCACGGTCTTCTTGGACCCACGCAAGggggttcactgagcaagacagtgtggcattccctTTGTCTGAACGTGTGGATGAAAGTCAGTCTTTCTGTGCTTGTTTCTTCTGGTCTTAATATACTCTTTTGTGGCCTGGATGCTGAATGATGGTCAGAGGTGCCAACTGGACTCCTTAGTGGCATCTTCTTTTCAGCAcatctttgggtattgttggcaagacgCTGACGTGCTCATGAGatcagggatgggaagggtcacaGTCCTCATATGGGAACAGCCACTGTGTTTCCACGGTCACCTGGTGCACTACACTGGTCAAGGACTTGGTGGGCTGGATCAGATACTGGGGGCAATTGTGTACACTGTGGAGCAGCTGGGAGGACACCTGGAGAGGTGGGGCATAGACCAGGCGCatgcctggaggatggccatcagaaAGCTAGAGTgttacaggaccaaggttgacatggCAAGTGCTGAACTGTCATGTTGACCTTTTGTAAAGCTGGttaacactatttttttttgtcctttttaacatATTAGGGCAAGAAACAACAGCTAATCAACTGGCTTTTTGTGTCATGGAGCTTGGAAGAAACCCTGATGTCCTGGAGAAGTAAGAACTATTAACTGGTGAACTATTCATGCTGTGCAAATCTGTTCAAAGTGACCTGAATTTGTATTTTTCCCCCCTTAGAGTGAAGAAAGAGGTGGATGATGCCATGGGGATGAAACAGGAGATCAGTTATGAAGATCTGGAGAAACTGGTCTATCTTTCACAGGTATGTATCATGAAGGGAGAATATGATTAAGGTGTTTATGGGAGTGAATCATGATGTCTTGAATAGGTTGTTCacaatatcatttttttttaagttaattaatttttaaagttgctattaaaaccacagcaacaaacacTGTGTCCTAGTCACCTAATCAAACCCCCTTAAGGGTGGCCAGGAAAAGAGACTAGGTTAGGCACTCAAACATCTGGAGGTAGCTTGAAGTAGATCAACTGTTCCTTTGCATCAGAAGGAGTAGGTTTAGGTGGTTttggcatctgatcaggatgccttctGGTTTCCTGGGGTCTTCTAGGAACATCCAACTGGGATGAGACTGCAGGGttgacccagaactcactggggGGATTATATATCTCTTCTGGACTGAGAACGCCTCAGGATTCCCCAGGAGATGGAAAGTGTTTTTCCAGAGAGGGGTGTCTGGGTCAACTTTCTTTGCCTACTGGCATTGCGACTCTACCACAAATATCCAGAAGAAACTGGATAAATACTCTTGTgctctgtctaaactgcacaaatacactGGCAACGTTTATACTTTGTACTTTGTAGACAGAAATCTGTCCTCTTTTACTTGTGGTAGATTTGTTGAAAATATTACAGAACATcggatttttctttttgaagcTTGCATACTTTAGAATTGTACCTCTGTAAGTAACAGAGATtgcatcttttttaaaagatgtgGTGTCAACCTTAgttgtaaatgtgttttgattttttttcccttctctaTTAACCTAGTTTCTTACTTCACACTGTCTTATTTTCAATATCAGGGACAATCTATAGATGTTACATCCATCGGTGGTTTTACTATTGGGAAAGGTTGACAGGTGCTTTGTGCACTAAGAGGCCTGAAGCATATGCAGTGGCGTACGACgatgtaaaatgtttaaatatttcccAAAGAGCATAAAAATGCAGAGTTTGATATAGACCAGATAACTCTATGAAGGACGCATGGACTTCTCACTTAAGTTCAAGCCCATCATAAAGCCCTGATATGTTTTCAAATCAAGCAAAGTAGATCCATATAGAAACCTACAGTCTATTAAACAGTGGATTACTATGAGGTAAAATggcattaaatacatttaaaaatctcGATCTGTGGCAGAAGAACATACATGTAGTGTTGACAGTAGTTTACCTTGTCTTGAGGCAAGGTAAACTACTGTCTTGTGGAGACTTTTGGTTCCACTGCTACTCAAATGAGCAGTGGTGGACAAGCACTGCTTGCTTACATTTAGGTACATCCAGAGTTGTTattctgtggctttgttaattGAAGAGATGCTACAGAATATCATGTTTTGCCAGCTTTGATTGCTTtatgcaaataaacaaaaaacggcctcatatatttgcctggggcctccagaTTACTAAAATGCCTCCTGGCTATGTCAGAAAGATTTGTCTTTGTGTCaaaatctgcttttatgtttcatctctttttctttttttcaatacCTTTATAGGTAACTAGATTTGGACCTAATATTTGTAACCTCTTCCCAGGTGCTCAAAGAAACTCTGAGGATTTACCCAATAGGTGTTGGCACATCACGTGATATACCAAATGATATTGTCATCGATGGTATCCATGTACCTGCAGGAGTCACGATTTTTGTAAGTCATTCATGTAATTGTCTGTCTTAAACAGGAAACATGACCTGAGAATGTGCGATgtgtttaaccttttttttgtaaagactTTCACTGTCAAACATATGACCAaaaatgcttttgtttgtttgaaatgaATAGATAATCAGCATTTATTCTCATGTACGTTTATTCCTTCTGAAATTCAGTTCAACTCCTACATCACTGGGAGGATGGAAAAATTCTTCAAGGATCCGCTGAAGTTTGATCCAGACAGATTTCACCCTGATGCTCCAAAGTGAGTAGCACACAACTTTCAGATAGTAAAGATGAATGTCAGATCATTGATCGCtggataaaataaatgatgtggGTTTAACAGGGCATTTCCTTACCTCTTTTTTTATAAGGCCTTATTACTGCTACTACCCCTTTGCTCTTGGCCCGCGTAGATGCCTCGGACAAACCTTTGCTCAGGTGGGTACAGTCATAAATAATCAGCACAAACAAGCGATGAAACACATATTAATTCTGTGGATGATGGGGTCTTTACAGATGGAGGCTAAAGTGGTGATGGCCAAGCTGCTCCAGAGATTTGACTTCACCCTAACGCCAGGACAGACCTTTGACGTCCAGGACTGTGGCACACTCAAGCCAAAGAGTGGAGTGCTGTGCTCGATCAGATACAGAGattacaagaaagaaaagaaagaacaataaggaaacaggaaacagagagagacaaatTCTAACTCTACGATGCTTTTTTTATAATGATATTGGATGTATGTACACATGAACTTTTATACTGATTTTAATGTTCTTTACAGGGATGACAgtttggaaaactttttcactttttactataacaacaaaaaaaagatcctttatttcttttcagaGTTAAGTTTTTAGACCTGACCAATCACTGTTTATAACCACTGAGACTTTATGCATCTTTATTTTAACACTAATGCTCTGAACAAATCGCTTGCACTGATTGAGATAACTTTAATAAATGGTTTATTAGCAAGGTGCCTGAATCTGGTCCGAGTCTATGCTCTTTTTTATTCTCTCATaacattttgaaagtattttggAGGTACCATTTGTGCTTCCATTTCATAGAATAAAAACCATGTAAGAGTTTTCTTGGGAATaggcatttattttattaattatttaaaagaaacatgCAATTTCGTTGGTTGTTGGGACtacattttgatgtttctgtaATAAAAAAGTACAGAGAGCCTATGAGGAGGAATCAATTTTActaattttaatgttaaaacttTGTTACTTCAACTCAGTAATTGAAACTGAccattttcccctcattttattcattcaaaaaTTCACAAAGAAAAGCTTTATGTTGAATTAAATGTCAAGTGAACACATGAAACAagttttggaaaaataaaagcatatccATCTTGTTTCTTGGTGCTCTAGCATACATATGAATGTAAGTTTAACTTTATAAAAACAGtaatttacttttacatttgtattttttgaggAATAATTGTATTTAACTACATTTTAGAAAGCacaaagtactgagtaaaaatgaGCACAAAAAGAATGAAAGGGTCCAAGCTTTCTGCAAACAACATGAAACTGGCCAGTAATTTGACTACACATGATGATAGGTCGTACATTGGGAGAGAATATCTCAACATTTTAGCTCCAAACAACTCTTGCCTTTTACTTTAGGATAGGGCAAACCTTAGAGTTAATGACCTGGTTGGAGATTCATATTTTCTTGTTATTGCGCACTTAAAACATCATATTTCACTCTATAAGCTCTTTGGGTATCGAAAGCAAGAGGATACACCAGAGTCTGATTCTGTATTGGTCCTTCGTATTTCAAAGTTAGAGCAATCTTGCTTCTCATGTGTGTGTCTGCAATTGTACACAAGGGGGCGGTATGACACTGAAAAGAAATGTCAAAGCACCTGTTAAACTGCAGCTTTCAGAGGACTGAAACTCAAATGTTTCACTCACTCTCCCtcagaagtttgttttttacGTTTCTGTGGAAATTCAGCTTTTTAAGAGGTATATCAAATTGTAGTTCGAGGCTGAGGATTAattgaaaagttttaaataaaaccacacAAAAGAAAGTAACAATGTCTGGGTAAAATGAAGCATTAAAATAGCTGTAAATGTACATAGTTAAAGCCGCAGTTTTGTGTTATGtccacctttattttttttaaatattagtgAATGTTTGTGTAAGTGTTGAACTTGCGTTACTGTTCCTTTAAGAGGGCTGAGCTCGTGCCCGCTGAATCTTCGCCGCACTTTTCATCTACCTGCTGCCCACTCCGCTCGAGCGTCTTGATTGGTCGTCTTGGCCGAAATCCTCTTGAATGATTTCAAACCCGAGTGTTTGGACGGGGAGGAGGGGGTCGGCTGCTAATTCCGAGCTGGCTGGCTGGAAGGGCTTTGAGTCCTCCGTCCACTAACAACAGCACCTTCAGTAAAGAGGCTTAACCGAGCGGAGCTGTTGACGGTGAAACGGTTCACGAGAGCACCGTTGGAAGGAAAGTGCGCTTTTACGGGTGTCGTGTTTACtccaattttaaacttttagccTAAATTAGCTTTTAGCCAGCGGTAGGATTTTCATTCGTGCTTTGTCTGTGGCTCATCATTTGAATAGGATGTCCAGCGCAGACGGCGCACATTGCGGTGGGACGCGGTTTGTTGTGCTGACAAGACTCGCAGCCAGGACCTGATTGAAAATCTGGTAATCGTTTTAAAACCATGTATTTGCTTATTTGACGGAATGTgaatattttctgttgtttgggGGATACATGTTAGATTTTCCTTGAGCAGATTAGCGAGGGCGTTCAGTTCATGCACGGGTTGCCATAGCATcacattaattaattaattaattaattttccttttcattACGGCCTGTTGAAGCGGAGGGCACAGAGACACTTTCAGATTTTGGACAATGTATTTCCACACTATTCCGCTACTGAAGCTGGGTTAGCTTTCACGGATATTTTCGAGACACCGTTTAAAGATTTGAGACTCAAAGCCAAGGCAGTCATGGCTAAGAATCCATCCGAGGGGCAGAAGGATGAGCTGAGCCAGCTGACGGACGAGGAGCTGCTGCGGCTCAGCAAAGAGGAGCTGGTCCGGAGATTAAGGAGGGTTGACAGCGAGAAAATGAACTTGATGATTGAGCATGGCAACATGATGAAAGACATAAACCGGAGGCTGCAGGTGCACTTGCATGAAATCCGGAGCCTGAAGGAAATCAACCAGAAACTGCAGGACGATAACCATGAACTCCGTGAGCTGTGCTGCTTCCTGGACGATGACCGACAGAAGGGCAAGAAGCTGTCCCGGGAGTGGCAGCGCTTCGGCCGCTACACAGCCAGTGCCATGTGGAAGGAGGTGGGTACTTACATGATGAAGCTGAAGGAGCTGGAGGCCAACCAGGAGACCGTGTTGAGGGAGAACTCTGAGCTGAAGGAGATTATCCTCATGCTGGATGAGGAGAGGAACGGAGCGGGGTCCAGGAGCTCCATAGACAGTCAGTCCAGTTTAACCAACCTGAACGGAGGCACCAGCACGGTCAGGGATGTTGGAGATGGCAGCAGTACTTCCAGCACAGGTAGTGCTGGTAGCCCTGACCACCACAATCACAACCACATACACAAGCCC encodes the following:
- the LOC121521266 gene encoding cholesterol 24-hydroxylase-like, giving the protein MAVFHFILSWAAQILILLLILSCFAFLGFCCYIKHIHDKYDHIPGPPRDSFLLGHSPSMLKVMKGGGNVHDKFKEWVEACGPVCRINILHYIILLVTCPETTKEVLLSPKYPKDKFLYKRLFYLFSERFLGNGLVTAQDHGVWYKQRRIMDPAFSSLYLRGLMGTFNERAEKMMTKLAEMADNRTEAKMLHLFNSVTLDVIAKVAFGVDLDLLQNSSPFPKAIEACLKGMTYYIRDSFFEYKPKNRQFVNEVREACRLLRTTGAKWINERQTSVRNGDDVPKDILTQIIKTAGKEENMSKEDEEFMVDNFVTFFIAGQETTANQLAFCVMELGRNPDVLEKVKKEVDDAMGMKQEISYEDLEKLVYLSQVLKETLRIYPIGVGTSRDIPNDIVIDGIHVPAGVTIFFNSYITGRMEKFFKDPLKFDPDRFHPDAPKPYYCYYPFALGPRRCLGQTFAQMEAKVVMAKLLQRFDFTLTPGQTFDVQDCGTLKPKSGVLCSIRYRDYKKEKKEQ
- the ccdc85cb gene encoding coiled-coil domain-containing protein 85C-B isoform X3, with product MAKNPSEGQKDELSQLTDEELLRLSKEELVRRLRRVDSEKMNLMIEHGNMMKDINRRLQVHLHEIRSLKEINQKLQDDNHELRELCCFLDDDRQKGKKLSREWQRFGRYTASAMWKEVGTYMMKLKELEANQETVLRENSELKEIILMLDEERNGAGSRSSIDSQSSLTNLNGGTSTVRDVGDGSSTSSTGSAGSPDHHNHNHIHKPSTENNKMGPTMRRSMDDLSAPHHHRSIPNGLNDSSSNYIRQLETKVRILEDDNNKLLSQQCNPGDLRALRKGMTLYHSESQLSSLPQRQDAMHMGTGRLPTSESSPATGYLSCVQKPEAVVHAMKVLEVHENLDKQVPEDYEDDLSEKEKAIVREMCNVVWRKLGDAAGSKMSIRQHLSGNQFKGPL
- the ccdc85cb gene encoding coiled-coil domain-containing protein 85C-B isoform X1 yields the protein MAKNPSEGQKDELSQLTDEELLRLSKEELVRRLRRVDSEKMNLMIEHGNMMKDINRRLQVHLHEIRSLKEINQKLQDDNHELRELCCFLDDDRQKGKKLSREWQRFGRYTASAMWKEVGTYMMKLKELEANQETVLRENSELKEIILMLDEERNGAGSRSSIDSQSSLTNLNGGTSTVRDVGDGSSTSSTGSAGSPDHHNHNHIHKPSTENNKMGPTMRRSMDDLSAPHHHRSIPNGLNDSSSNYIRQLETKVRILEDDNNKLLSQAHNRYSLSQIQTRKQCNPGDLRALRKGMTLYHSESQLSSLPQRQDAMHMGTGRLPTSESSPATGYLSCVQKPEAVVHAMKVLEVHENLDKQVPEDYEDDLSEKEKAIVREMCNVVWRKLGDAAGSKMSIRQHLSGNQFKGPL
- the ccdc85cb gene encoding coiled-coil domain-containing protein 85C-B isoform X4 encodes the protein MAKNPSEGQKDELSQLTDEELLRLSKEELVRRLRRVDSEKMNLMIEHGNMMKDINRRLQVHLHEIRSLKEINQKLQDDNHELRELCCFLDDDRQKGKKLSREWQRFGRYTASAMWKEVGTYMMKLKELEANQETVLRENSELKEIILMLDEERNGAGSRSSIDSQSSLTNLNGGTSTVRDVGDGSSTSSTGSAGSPDHHNHNHIHKPSTENNKMGPTMRRSMDDLSAPHHHRSIPNGLNDSSSNYIRQLETKVRILEDDNNKLLSQCNPGDLRALRKGMTLYHSESQLSSLPQRQDAMHMGTGRLPTSESSPATGYLSCVQKPEAVVHAMKVLEVHENLDKQVPEDYEDDLSEKEKAIVREMCNVVWRKLGDAAGSKMSIRQHLSGNQFKGPL
- the ccdc85cb gene encoding coiled-coil domain-containing protein 85C-B isoform X2 — protein: MAKNPSEGQKDELSQLTDEELLRLSKEELVRRLRRVDSEKMNLMIEHGNMMKDINRRLQVHLHEIRSLKEINQKLQDDNHELRELCCFLDDDRQKGKKLSREWQRFGRYTASAMWKEVGTYMMKLKELEANQETVLRENSELKEIILMLDEERNGAGSRSSIDSQSSLTNLNGGTSTVRDVGDGSSTSSTGSAGSPDHHNHNHIHKPSTENNKMGPTMRRSMDDLSAPHHHRSIPNGLNDSSSNYIRQLETKVRILEDDNNKLLSQAHNRYSLSQIQTRKCNPGDLRALRKGMTLYHSESQLSSLPQRQDAMHMGTGRLPTSESSPATGYLSCVQKPEAVVHAMKVLEVHENLDKQVPEDYEDDLSEKEKAIVREMCNVVWRKLGDAAGSKMSIRQHLSGNQFKGPL